The following coding sequences are from one Candidatus Binataceae bacterium window:
- a CDS encoding folylpolyglutamate synthase/dihydrofolate synthase family protein, with translation MERMSRTLEWLYSLEGRGEIYKLERMDQALALIGDPHRRLRAVHIAGTKGKGSVAAMLDAVLRAAGLRVGLYTKPHLVQLTERTRIDGAEMPARMMLEYIERLRVIYERAGLALTFFEFTVALMFLYFAEAGVDIAVIETGLGGRLDSTNVVTPLVSVITPIGFDHMDRLGYTISAIAAEKGGIIKPGVPVVIGARDPEARTVLTSIATQRRSAVRLIERDFTYCSHSPAHRLDYSGLGLNLEQVELGVAGPFQHENAAIALAALEALRALGWRLEEGAIRQGLNAVRWPGRFDVVSRRPQVILDCAHNELSISALLETVAMELGPAVRPRLIFGCLEDKQWAKMAAMLAPRVRDATLTRVQPKRPLEPENLLPLFAAQVPARVIREPLRALERVMGESGPDDVILVTGSVYLVGEVYPYFLRRQGRRGLFPEAAI, from the coding sequence ATGGAACGGATGTCCCGGACGCTGGAGTGGCTCTACTCGCTCGAAGGGCGGGGCGAGATCTACAAGCTCGAGCGGATGGACCAGGCGTTGGCGCTGATCGGCGATCCCCACCGCCGCCTGCGCGCGGTCCATATCGCGGGCACCAAGGGCAAAGGCTCGGTGGCCGCGATGCTCGACGCGGTGCTGCGTGCCGCGGGGCTGCGAGTCGGGCTTTACACCAAGCCGCACCTGGTCCAGCTGACCGAGCGCACGCGAATCGACGGCGCCGAGATGCCCGCGCGGATGATGCTCGAGTATATCGAGCGGCTGCGTGTGATTTACGAACGCGCGGGGCTGGCGCTGACCTTCTTCGAGTTCACGGTTGCCCTGATGTTCCTGTACTTCGCCGAGGCCGGGGTCGATATTGCGGTTATCGAGACCGGGCTTGGCGGGCGGCTCGACTCGACCAACGTCGTGACGCCGCTGGTGAGCGTGATAACGCCGATCGGGTTCGACCATATGGACCGTCTCGGCTATACCATCTCGGCAATCGCGGCGGAGAAGGGCGGGATCATCAAGCCCGGCGTGCCGGTGGTGATCGGCGCGCGCGACCCCGAGGCGCGGACCGTGTTGACTTCGATCGCCACCCAGCGCCGCAGCGCTGTCCGGCTTATCGAGCGCGACTTTACTTATTGTTCACATTCCCCTGCTCATCGGCTTGACTATTCCGGTCTGGGGCTTAACCTTGAGCAAGTTGAGCTGGGGGTAGCCGGGCCATTTCAGCACGAGAACGCCGCCATCGCCTTGGCGGCGCTCGAGGCCCTTCGGGCGCTGGGTTGGCGGTTGGAGGAGGGGGCGATACGGCAGGGGCTCAATGCGGTGCGCTGGCCGGGGCGGTTCGACGTGGTATCGCGCCGGCCGCAGGTCATCCTGGATTGCGCGCACAACGAACTCAGCATCAGCGCCCTGCTCGAAACGGTCGCGATGGAGCTCGGACCGGCGGTCAGGCCGCGCCTGATCTTCGGCTGTCTCGAGGACAAGCAGTGGGCGAAAATGGCGGCGATGCTCGCACCGCGCGTGCGCGACGCGACCCTGACGCGGGTTCAGCCCAAGCGTCCGCTGGAGCCGGAAAACCTGCTGCCGCTGTTCGCCGCGCAGGTTCCCGCGCGCGTAATCCGCGAGCCGTTGCGCGCGCTGGAGCGGGTAATGGGCGAGAGCGGCCCCGACGACGTTATACTGGTGACCGGCTCGGTCTACCTGGTGGGCGAAGTCTATCCCTATTTTCTCAGGCGGCAGGGCAGGCGGGGGTTGTTTCCTGAAGCTGCAATCTAA
- the trpA gene encoding tryptophan synthase subunit alpha → MSERATSEGAAGTMPKASAIGRGRIARKFAELRTRNEAALVPFIVAGDPSLDATRALVREFQARGADLIELGVPFSDPTADGPANQRAIARGLASGASLTAILATVGELRRETEIPIILYGYYNPILRYGCERLCVDAARAGVDGLLVVDLPPEEAGELARPAHAHGLDLIYLLAPTTPADRARRTARVGSGFLYYVSVTGVTGARTSLAVDLEERVRALRAMTKLPVGVGFGISTPEQAAAVAVFADAVVVGSALSLIIEREGAGSGLPAAVGELVGAMKAAMRAARARAEAAAQG, encoded by the coding sequence ATGAGCGAGCGAGCGACGAGCGAAGGCGCCGCGGGCACCATGCCCAAAGCGTCCGCAATCGGGCGCGGGCGGATCGCGCGCAAGTTCGCCGAGCTGCGCACGCGCAACGAGGCCGCGCTGGTGCCCTTCATCGTCGCCGGCGACCCCAGCCTCGACGCGACGCGCGCGCTGGTGCGCGAGTTTCAGGCGCGCGGCGCCGACCTTATCGAGCTCGGTGTGCCGTTCTCGGATCCTACCGCCGACGGCCCCGCCAACCAGCGCGCGATCGCGCGCGGGCTTGCCTCGGGAGCGTCGCTGACCGCGATCCTGGCAACGGTCGGCGAGCTGCGGCGCGAAACCGAAATTCCGATCATCCTGTACGGCTACTACAATCCGATCCTGCGCTACGGATGCGAGCGGCTGTGCGTCGATGCCGCGCGCGCCGGCGTTGACGGGTTGCTGGTCGTCGATTTGCCACCCGAGGAGGCGGGCGAACTGGCGCGCCCGGCCCACGCTCATGGGCTCGACCTGATCTATCTGCTCGCGCCGACCACGCCCGCCGACCGTGCCCGGCGGACCGCTCGCGTGGGCAGCGGCTTTCTCTATTACGTCTCGGTCACCGGAGTGACCGGCGCTCGGACCAGCCTCGCGGTCGATCTCGAGGAACGCGTGCGCGCGCTGCGCGCCATGACCAAACTCCCGGTGGGCGTCGGATTTGGAATCTCGACACCCGAACAGGCGGCGGCGGTTGCCGTCTTCGCTGACGCGGTGGTGGTTGGCAGCGCGCTTTCGTTGATAATCGAGCGCGAGGGCGCCGGCTCCGGGCTCCCCGCGGCGGTGGGCGAACTGGTAGGTGCGATGAAGGCCGCGATGCGCGCGGCGCGCGCCCGCGCCGAGGCCGCGGCGCAAGGCTGA
- the trpB gene encoding tryptophan synthase subunit beta, with the protein MQNLPDRHGHFGEFGGRYVAETLMPALVELERAYRVARRDPAFRADLQRYSREYVGRPTPLYFAANLTTRLGGAKIYLKREDLCHTGAHKVNNTLGQALLAVRMGKSRITAETGAGQHGVATATMAALFQRQCEVFMGSLDVERQSLNVFRMKLLGAKVTAVDAGSRSLKDALNEALRDWIATVRDTYYLIGTAAGPHPYPMIVRDFQSVIGREARRQILQYEGRLPDALVACVNGGSNAIGLFYPFIRDHQVRMYGVEAGGLGLNGAAHAATLNAGSVGVLHGNRTYLLQDELGQVRETHSIAAGLDYPGVGPEHAWLKEVGRAQYFTVTDAEALEALRLLAESEGIIPALESAHAVAYAARVAPTMAKDRVIVVNLSGRGDKDMQTVARALGVTP; encoded by the coding sequence ATGCAAAATCTTCCAGATAGGCACGGGCACTTCGGCGAGTTCGGCGGTCGTTATGTCGCCGAGACCCTGATGCCTGCGCTGGTCGAGCTGGAACGCGCTTACCGGGTCGCGCGGCGCGACCCGGCCTTCCGCGCCGATTTGCAGCGCTACTCGCGCGAGTACGTGGGACGTCCGACGCCGCTTTATTTTGCGGCCAATCTGACCACCCGGTTGGGCGGCGCGAAAATTTATCTGAAACGTGAAGATCTCTGCCACACCGGCGCGCACAAGGTGAACAACACGCTCGGCCAGGCGCTGCTCGCCGTGCGGATGGGCAAGTCGCGGATCACGGCCGAGACCGGCGCCGGCCAGCATGGCGTGGCAACCGCCACGATGGCGGCGCTCTTCCAGCGCCAGTGCGAGGTCTTCATGGGCAGCCTCGACGTCGAGCGCCAGTCGCTCAACGTCTTTCGGATGAAACTGCTCGGGGCCAAGGTCACCGCGGTGGACGCCGGCAGCCGCAGCCTCAAGGACGCGCTCAACGAGGCGCTGCGCGACTGGATCGCGACCGTGCGCGACACCTACTACCTGATCGGCACCGCCGCCGGGCCGCATCCGTACCCGATGATCGTGCGCGACTTCCAGTCGGTGATCGGGCGCGAGGCACGCCGTCAGATTCTCCAATACGAGGGTCGGCTGCCCGACGCACTGGTCGCGTGCGTCAACGGCGGCTCCAACGCGATCGGGCTTTTCTACCCGTTTATCCGCGACCACCAGGTGCGCATGTACGGCGTCGAAGCCGGCGGGCTCGGGCTCAACGGAGCGGCGCACGCCGCGACGCTGAATGCCGGCAGCGTCGGTGTGCTGCACGGCAATCGTACCTACCTGTTGCAGGACGAGCTCGGGCAGGTTCGCGAAACCCACTCGATCGCCGCCGGCTTGGATTACCCGGGCGTCGGCCCCGAGCACGCATGGCTCAAGGAGGTCGGCCGCGCGCAATACTTCACAGTGACCGACGCCGAGGCGCTCGAAGCCCTGCGCCTGCTCGCCGAGAGCGAGGGCATCATCCCGGCGCTGGAAAGCGCGCACGCGGTTGCTTACGCGGCGCGGGTCGCGCCGACGATGGCGAAAGACCGGGTTATAGTGGTCAACCTCTCCGGGCGCGGCGACAAGGATATGCAGACCGTCGCGCGCGCATTGGGCGTGACGCCGTGA
- the accD gene encoding acetyl-CoA carboxylase, carboxyltransferase subunit beta yields MGERTHSEQPSAAQAAAAAEDLWIKCPGCREIAFRKEVERNLNVCLKCGFHHRLTVEQRLAITLDRGTWRELFAEIAAGDPLQFRDSKPYPERLAQAQRACGRNDAVVTGVGKIEGQALALGVMDFNFMGGSMGTAVGEKLFRLVEHALARGLPVVIFCASGGARMQEGALSLMQMAKVAGALGRLRDACLPYFSVMCDPTTGGVAASFAMLGDLNLSEPGALIGFAGRRVIEQTTNQVLPEGFQRAEFLLAHGMLDAIVPRAEMRATLARLLTMLTARPRRRRSTAA; encoded by the coding sequence ATGGGCGAACGGACGCATAGCGAGCAGCCAAGCGCAGCCCAGGCCGCGGCAGCCGCGGAAGATTTGTGGATCAAATGTCCCGGATGCCGCGAGATCGCGTTTCGCAAGGAGGTCGAGCGTAATCTCAACGTCTGCCTCAAGTGCGGCTTCCATCATCGCCTCACGGTCGAGCAGCGGCTGGCGATCACGCTCGACCGCGGCACTTGGCGCGAGCTCTTCGCCGAGATAGCGGCCGGCGATCCGCTCCAGTTTCGCGATTCCAAGCCCTATCCGGAGCGGCTCGCGCAGGCCCAGCGCGCCTGCGGGCGCAACGACGCCGTCGTCACCGGCGTGGGCAAGATCGAGGGCCAGGCGCTCGCGCTTGGGGTGATGGACTTCAACTTCATGGGCGGGAGCATGGGCACGGCGGTGGGGGAGAAACTTTTTCGGCTCGTCGAGCACGCGCTCGCGCGGGGCCTGCCGGTGGTGATCTTTTGCGCCTCCGGGGGCGCGCGGATGCAGGAGGGTGCGCTCTCGCTGATGCAGATGGCAAAGGTGGCGGGCGCGCTGGGTCGCTTGCGCGACGCTTGCCTGCCCTATTTTTCGGTGATGTGCGACCCGACCACGGGCGGGGTGGCGGCGTCGTTTGCGATGCTCGGTGACCTCAACCTGTCCGAGCCGGGCGCCCTGATCGGCTTTGCCGGGCGGCGGGTAATTGAGCAGACCACCAACCAGGTGCTACCCGAGGGGTTCCAGCGCGCCGAGTTTCTGCTTGCGCACGGGATGCTCGACGCGATCGTGCCGCGCGCGGAGATGCGCGCGACGCTCGCCCGGTTGCTGACGATGCTCACCGCGCGCCCGCGCCGCCGCCGGAGCACGGCGGCCTAG
- the lptD gene encoding LPS assembly protein LptD gives MFAAGALAASAARAQNQTSLILQAHHGPVDVTARRFEYDYKTDTFVATGDAVVTQAASTLSADRIELLRRQHRAAAYGNVHLNDPLGDLFGSEAKVDYANETAELTDGKLIASNHTYRLSGKKIYKLLGQRYKVTDGFFTTCGCGGDTPDWSISGADIDVHVGDKGVARNAHFDVLGHPVIPLPYAIFPTDTSRSSGFLSPRVGTSGLRGFQYVQPFYWAIDKSSDFTIASDVETKMRVGALAEYRLQNGDDDYLRVDGAFMDESLRSQASRVGDVIDNQIADPHIPINRYDIIGTLRQHLTPELTAYADAISVSDSLYLREMNIWTLSRGFGNSYNTMRNAPADFGVIDSFENGFARLGGVWNQDLIQPQEFALQTLPELLVSGRKELFGGFAYADYNLQADNFWRSEGVTGTRLDLNPQLTVPWRLGDYLYGWGGLGMHETVYDVSGHEIAVTPVGTQGLKYNNALSRGVLEQGGMFSRELPYANFGASTIIERIYDVNWKSISKLKHTIEPFVYYNFVPNIDQNDLPLFDEIDRINGRSLLTYGATSRIFIRSAPQVFTNDTSAGESDEEQPVAAAGVGPKAGMVRQIAEFQLLQAYDTSHAVAKGGSRWSDLQATAFVTPPGVSSSIGSQLGYDPRENRISYSSVYLTLQPPGSAAAPSLYMGRALMGSFLQISYNYIAPGPSALEPGVNSNFFEFFTLRAYYDLFDRLGVFVAPSYDIVHGKLLSAEYGVRVKSPCNCWAVDVGVTKSTNPDETAVQFMVTLGGIGSVGQNPFGRSPFQHPVGPLPGLY, from the coding sequence ATGTTCGCAGCGGGTGCGCTCGCTGCGTCCGCGGCGCGCGCTCAAAACCAGACCTCGCTTATCCTCCAGGCCCATCACGGCCCGGTCGACGTCACCGCGCGCCGGTTCGAGTACGATTACAAGACCGATACCTTCGTGGCGACCGGCGACGCCGTGGTCACCCAGGCGGCGAGCACGCTGAGCGCCGACCGCATTGAGCTCCTACGCCGCCAGCATCGCGCAGCCGCCTACGGCAACGTCCACCTCAATGATCCTCTCGGCGATCTGTTCGGTTCCGAGGCCAAGGTCGATTACGCCAACGAGACCGCCGAGCTGACCGACGGCAAGCTGATTGCCTCGAACCACACCTACCGGCTGAGCGGTAAGAAGATCTACAAGTTGCTCGGCCAGCGCTACAAGGTGACCGACGGCTTCTTTACGACCTGCGGCTGCGGCGGCGATACTCCGGACTGGTCGATCTCCGGGGCCGACATCGACGTGCACGTCGGCGACAAGGGCGTAGCGCGCAACGCGCATTTCGACGTGTTGGGCCATCCGGTGATTCCGCTGCCCTACGCGATATTCCCGACCGATACCTCGCGCAGCAGCGGGTTTCTGAGCCCGCGGGTCGGGACCTCGGGGCTGCGCGGCTTCCAGTACGTGCAGCCGTTCTACTGGGCGATCGACAAGAGCTCCGACTTCACGATCGCCTCCGACGTGGAGACCAAGATGCGCGTCGGCGCACTTGCCGAATACCGCCTGCAGAACGGCGACGACGACTACCTGCGAGTGGACGGCGCGTTCATGGACGAGAGCCTGCGCTCGCAAGCGAGCCGAGTCGGCGACGTTATCGACAACCAGATCGCCGACCCCCACATCCCGATCAATCGCTACGACATCATCGGCACCCTGCGCCAGCATCTGACGCCCGAGCTCACCGCCTACGCCGACGCCATCTCGGTCAGCGACAGCCTCTACCTGCGCGAGATGAATATCTGGACGCTCTCGCGCGGCTTCGGCAACAGCTACAACACGATGCGCAACGCGCCGGCCGACTTCGGGGTCATCGACAGCTTCGAAAACGGCTTCGCACGCCTGGGCGGAGTGTGGAACCAGGACCTCATCCAGCCCCAGGAATTCGCCCTACAGACGCTGCCTGAGCTGCTGGTGAGCGGGCGCAAGGAGCTGTTTGGCGGCTTCGCGTATGCCGACTACAACTTGCAGGCGGACAACTTTTGGCGCTCCGAGGGCGTAACCGGCACGCGGCTCGATCTCAACCCACAACTGACGGTACCGTGGCGGCTGGGCGACTACCTCTACGGATGGGGCGGGCTCGGGATGCACGAGACGGTGTACGACGTCTCGGGTCACGAGATCGCGGTCACTCCGGTGGGCACCCAGGGATTGAAGTACAACAATGCGCTGTCGCGCGGGGTGCTGGAGCAGGGCGGGATGTTCTCGCGTGAGCTGCCCTACGCCAATTTCGGCGCCAGCACCATTATCGAGAGAATCTACGACGTCAACTGGAAATCGATCAGCAAGCTTAAGCACACGATCGAGCCCTTCGTTTATTACAACTTTGTTCCGAACATCGACCAGAACGACCTGCCGCTGTTCGACGAGATCGATCGGATAAACGGGCGCAGCCTTCTGACCTATGGCGCGACCTCGCGGATCTTTATCCGTTCCGCGCCGCAGGTTTTCACTAACGACACCAGCGCGGGAGAAAGCGACGAAGAGCAGCCGGTCGCCGCGGCAGGCGTCGGTCCGAAGGCCGGGATGGTCCGGCAGATCGCCGAATTCCAGCTCCTGCAGGCCTACGACACCAGTCACGCGGTCGCCAAGGGCGGCTCGCGCTGGTCCGATCTTCAGGCGACCGCCTTCGTGACGCCGCCCGGGGTGTCGTCGTCGATCGGCTCGCAACTGGGCTACGACCCGCGCGAAAACCGGATCAGCTACTCCAGCGTCTATCTGACCTTGCAGCCGCCCGGCTCGGCGGCCGCGCCGAGCCTCTACATGGGCCGCGCACTGATGGGTTCTTTCCTCCAGATCTCCTACAACTATATCGCGCCCGGCCCGAGCGCGCTGGAACCGGGCGTCAACTCGAACTTTTTCGAGTTTTTTACCTTGCGCGCCTACTACGATCTGTTCGACCGGCTCGGCGTCTTCGTCGCTCCCTCCTATGACATCGTTCACGGCAAGCTGCTCTCGGCCGAGTACGGTGTGCGCGTCAAGTCGCCGTGCAACTGCTGGGCGGTTGACGTCGGTGTGACCAAGTCGACCAACCCCGACGAGACGGCTGTCCAGTTCATGGTGACGCTGGGCGGGATCGGCTCGGTGGGCCAGAACCCCTTCGGCCGCAGCCCCTTCCAGCATCCGGTCGGACCGCTGCCCGGCCTCTACTAG